A genomic segment from Dehalococcoidia bacterium encodes:
- a CDS encoding GNAT family N-acetyltransferase, whose protein sequence is MNIRAVRPDEAALLRDVRLRALADAPGAFLTTLAEALAYPDQLWQERAAALPGRVTFIGEDAADGRWWGMVGGVLETVQADTPPTVYLIAMWVDPARRGSGLGEALVRAVLDWAAARGVRRVELDVVETNAPAIGLYRRCGFLPTGERHTTSTRPQYRTLRMRHGP, encoded by the coding sequence ATGAACATCCGGGCCGTGCGTCCAGACGAAGCGGCGCTGCTGCGCGACGTGCGCCTGCGCGCCCTGGCGGATGCGCCCGGCGCCTTTCTCACCACGCTCGCCGAGGCGCTCGCCTACCCCGATCAGCTCTGGCAGGAGCGCGCTGCAGCGCTGCCCGGCCGCGTGACGTTCATCGGCGAAGATGCAGCGGACGGGCGCTGGTGGGGTATGGTCGGCGGCGTACTGGAGACTGTGCAGGCCGACACGCCGCCGACGGTCTACCTGATCGCGATGTGGGTCGATCCCGCGCGGCGCGGCAGCGGGCTGGGCGAGGCGCTGGTGCGGGCGGTGCTCGATTGGGCCGCAGCCCGAGGCGTGCGCCGCGTTGAGCTGGATGTGGTCGAGACCAATGCGCCGGCTATCGGGCTGTACAGGCGCTGCGGTTTTCTGCCCACGGGCGAGCGGCATACCACATCCACGCGGCCCCAGTACCGCACGCTGCGCATGCGCCACGGCCCGTAG